The genomic region AATGATtctgataaaataaaatgtaaaaacCAAGCAGATAATAATGAATGTGTCAATAAAGAAAACACACAAGAGGAGAAAGAAAATCTAAGAcagaaagaaaaattatgtgACGAGAAAAATAATTGTGAAGAGAAAAATAATTGTGAAGAGAAAAATAATTGTGAAGAGAAAAATAATTGTGACGAGAAAAATAATTGTGACGAGAAAAATAATTGTGAAGAGAAAAATAATTGTGAAGAGAAAAATAATTGTGACGAGAAAAATTCTTgtgatgagaaaaaaaattgtgatgagaaaaaaaattgtgaTGAGAAAAATTCTTGTGATGAGAAAAATTCttgtgatgataaaaaaaataatatagctCTAGATGACgatgtaaatataaacaagATTGTCGAAAAAATGTCAATAGAAGAACCTGagatattaaagaaaatatttaatttgatgaaaaaaaatagttgtttaaattattatccaTTACTTACACCTTATcataatatagaaaagattgtagatatattaatacaagaaaattatgaatatgaaaatacATGGACAGTGCATTGTGAGGCTAGTTTTATTTGTAGATTATTTTATGAAGGTTTCATACCTGTAGCTAGTAAacaaaagatatataaaatggaAAATTCTAAAACTATTATGTATAAAGAATGTTTATTAATACCaaaaattcattatattaGATCATGCATGCATCCAAGTGAAAtacatatatcaaaaaaagtaaaaaaaaaatgtaaacatttttatatatctatagataaaaattttgaaGGAGTTATGGAAGGAATAGTAGAAAAACATGGAGAAAATTGGTTATATCCCTTTGTTCAagaagaatttaaaaaaattttttataaacatgtaacttataaaaatgttaaaatACATTCTGTTGAATTATGGTTTGATAATGAATTAGTTGCAGGAGAAATTGGAAATACAGTAGGATCTGTATATACTAGTTTAACAGGATTCCAAAGAAAAAGTTGTGCAGGTACTATTCAATTATGTGCACTAGCCAAATTATTAGAAATGCAAAAATTCGATTTATGGGATCTAGGTATGCTGTTAccatataaaaaagatataggATCTAAAGAAATATCTATGAAAGAATTTTTTACAAAACATAGATTATTTAAACATCAATATGCTGAATTTAAAACACCTTTTATGGATAAACTTAACTGTAGTGTTTTAATTAAAGGTACAAATCCTCAATCATTGAAAgaggaataaaaatatattattatataaaatatatatgatatattatcaaggatatataattatcatgttcccaaaaaaaaaaaaaaaaaaaaataaaatatgccAACAAATCTGCccacaaatataaaaatatatacacacacacatatatatatgtgtgtttgtttgaatattttttatgtatctGTCCAACTTATCATTTCAGGAGGCATATAAAATAACCCGTCAGTGatttatgaatttttttttttttttttttttttttttttttttatcaacataggaataaaataatatgggCTTTTTATGACAAatggatatatttttaaatatgtatattttcaaatgtttatattttttaatatttatattttttaatatttatatttttaaatgtttatattttcaaatctgtaatattataaagattTCTCGATAGaaggatataataaattactcATTGAatctataattttaaattgaCTCTTATGTATAGCttcaaaaatgaataaatataaatatatttatatatatatatatattatattggaTTCCATGTTTTATTAATGTGCTTAAGAATATTTCTTTGGTAGAACAAACATGTGATATATTGATGTATGTAAATTaattgattattatttttttattaaatacacatatgttgatatgtatatatatatatatatatgatcataatatattacatttttatcattttttaaagtgtttgtttattttatatttatatttattatttttaatttttttattttaattatatattaaacataaaaataatatatattattcaatctaataaattgttttatgttttaaaaaaaaaaaaaaaaaaatcatatatttgGATATAAGAAAGGTAcacattaaaaatatgtgtatgttttttttataaattgggatatataataaaattgatatatgaacaaaaataaaagaattcacacataaataaatataaatatatatatatataaatataaatatatttatatttatatttatttatttttattacatataatatgtatcatTTGTTGTattgaaaattttaaaagaagaatattctttaaaaaatatatacacatatatatatatatatatatattattttaaatttataataattttattttatataattctctTTACTAAGTCATGACAATTGTGATTACagattaataataatagtaaaaaaaaaaaaaaaaaaaaaaagatgaagcAAACtgattatttaattttattaaaacagAAAGTAttgaaatttatttattggtATAATAATTCAAGTATAGGTCATCGAAATTTTGTGTGGGTATTTATAGGGATAGGatgtggatatatatatggaaccatagaatataaaaaaaaaataaaagataaaggaatatatggggatttaatatatgttgatgaatatattgttgatgataaaaataaaaaacaattcgaacaaaattataataatcttaatattcattcatttaaaaataaaggataTGAATATACAAAAGTATTTAAAGcaattaaaaatgataattctCCATTTAGTTATTTACAATTAAGGTtgtggaaaaataaaaatagttatgatcaatatataaataataagaatatacaaaatttattaacaaatttaaaagataGCTGTATATTCTATTCAactcaaaaatataaaactataGTAGACGATTCAATAGTTAGACTCATCCCATAAAATATAACACaaacatatttatacataatatattatatatattatatatatatatatatatatatatatatatatatatatatttatatatttcaataaataaaaaaaaaccttaattttttttttttttttttttttttgtataccTACCATACGttgcataataataataatcacaaaaatgaacaaataaaatatatatatatatatatataaatatatttatatatttatttatttatatgtttcatttattttaatttttaaaaacttatgaacaaaaataattaaagatTTGTTTAAAACACCATCACACGATAATCTACATATAAGATTTATATGAACATTTATTAATccttaaataaataaatatatatatatatatatatatatatatattatattaatatatatatatgcatatatttttacgtacacacatatatatatatatatataatatatatattatgtacatatatataatatattatatatatgtaatattctAAATTCGTatgagaaaaatatgaaaaaaaataaagcaagatcataatattataaatatttatatcttcttaCAATCCCTTTAATATgcttattaaatattttaaaattttatcatCTTCGTTTTTCTTTTCTCATTAAgctataatataaaaatagaaatatatacatatatatatatatatatatatatatatatatatcatactattttataataattgaCATTGAatggaataataaaaatatattttaaaaaggataatctttttttactttttttaaatttatttcttaaagaaataataaaaataaatgaatattaaaaaaaaaaaaaaaaaaaaaaaaaaagtacatatatttatatatatatatataatatcatatatatattaaattatatataaacataggGTTATATTTCTCTAgtgttcatttttataatattatcatatatatatatatgtacaaatttaataatatattataaaataatattatatttattttattgtaccatatgatattatataatattatataatataataatagtattataaaaaaaaaaaaaaaaaaaaaaccataTCAAcgtagataataatatttactataaataaatacagaaataatatatatataatatatatatataatatacatataatgtaaatattaaaaacaaaaaaatatatgaaaagatttatttta from Plasmodium sp. gorilla clade G2 genome assembly, chromosome: 2 harbors:
- a CDS encoding Leu/Phe-tRNA protein transferase, putative, which gives rise to MNRNDSDKIKCKNQADNNECVNKENTQEEKENLRQKEKLCDEKNNCEEKNNCEEKNNCEEKNNCDEKNNCDEKNNCEEKNNCEEKNNCDEKNSCDEKKNCDEKKNCDEKNSCDEKNSCDDKKNNIALDDDVNINKIVEKMSIEEPEILKKIFNLMKKNSCLNYYPLLTPYHNIEKIVDILIQENYEYENTWTVHCEASFICRLFYEGFIPVASKQKIYKMENSKTIMYKECLLIPKIHYIRSCMHPSEIHISKKVKKKCKHFYISIDKNFEGVMEGIVEKHGENWLYPFVQEEFKKIFYKHVTYKNVKIHSVELWFDNELVAGEIGNTVGSVYTSLTGFQRKSCAGTIQLCALAKLLEMQKFDLWDLGMLLPYKKDIGSKEISMKEFFTKHRLFKHQYAEFKTPFMDKLNCSVLIKGTNPQSLKEE